The Chitinophagales bacterium genomic sequence CAAGTGGAAAAATTTATGTGGTACTCACAGTTGTGCTTATCATTTTATTGGGGATTATTTTTTTTCTGCTACATTTGGAAAAACGGATTAGAAAACTGGAAAAATAAATTGAACCAAAAAACTATTTATGTCAACAACTAATAAAAAATCAAACACCCCTTACAGCTTTTTTGATAGTGTACAGGACAGTTTTGATAAAGCTGCCCGTTTTACAAAACTACCAAAAGGCCTGTTGGGACAGATCAAGGAATGCAACAGTGTCTATCAAATGAAATTTCCTGTGAAAGTGGGAAGCGAATACCAGGTAATTGAAGCTTATCGCGTGCAGCACAGTCATCACAGGATGCCTACAAAAGGTGGTATTCGTTACAGTATGCATGTAAATCAGGATGAAGTGATGGCTCTTGCCGCACTGATGACCTACAAATGTGCCACTGTAGATGTGCCTTTTGGTGGTGCTAAAGGCGGTATTAAGATCAGCCCGCGAAATTCCACGCCTCAGCAATTGCAGAAAATCACAAGAAGATATACTGCCGAGCTGATCAAGAAAAATTTTATTGGCCCGGGTATCGATGTTCCTGCACCCGATTACGGCTCAGGTGAAAGGGAAATGGCCTGGATTCTGGATACCTATATGGCCTACAACCCCGGACAAATTGATGGTTATGCTTGTGTAACGGGAAAACCCATCTCTCAGAATGGTATCAGAGGTAGAACAGAAGCCACAGGTAAAGGCGTTTATTTCGCAATTAAAGAATGTGTTTCATTCGAAAAAGATATGAAGCGCCTGAATATGGAAACCGGGCTTGCTGGAAAACGTGTAATAGTTCAAGGTCTGGGTAATGTGGGTTACCACACTTCTGTTTTCTTGCAAGAAGACGATGCTAAAATTATTGCCATAGCAGAAATAGAAGGTGCCATTTACGATGAGAAGGGACTTGATATTAAAAAAGTATTCAAGCACCGAAAGGAAACCGGATCTATCCTGAATTATCCCGGGGCTAAAAATATAGAAAACAGCCTGGAGGCCCTGGAAATGGATTGTGATATTCTGGTTCCGGCAGCACTGGAAAATCAAATCAATTCTTCGAATGTAAAAAATATCAA encodes the following:
- a CDS encoding Glu/Leu/Phe/Val dehydrogenase → MSTTNKKSNTPYSFFDSVQDSFDKAARFTKLPKGLLGQIKECNSVYQMKFPVKVGSEYQVIEAYRVQHSHHRMPTKGGIRYSMHVNQDEVMALAALMTYKCATVDVPFGGAKGGIKISPRNSTPQQLQKITRRYTAELIKKNFIGPGIDVPAPDYGSGEREMAWILDTYMAYNPGQIDGYACVTGKPISQNGIRGRTEATGKGVYFAIKECVSFEKDMKRLNMETGLAGKRVIVQGLGNVGYHTSVFLQEDDAKIIAIAEIEGAIYDEKGLDIKKVFKHRKETGSILNYPGAKNIENSLEALEMDCDILVPAALENQINSSNVKNIKAKIIAEAANGPITSEAEEVLLQKGIFIIPDMYCNAGGVTVSYFEWLKNLSHIRFGRMQKRFDEGSNRNLVDLVERTTGKTVSQRERSILVKGADEIDLVNSGLEETMVFAYHQIREVWKRYKGVEDMRTAAYVNSINKIADAYIALGIFP